One Romboutsia sp. 13368 genomic window carries:
- a CDS encoding superoxide dismutase: MKKKLLSAVLSFLFIFLTTSNSLXFAPEFKPFEVKPLSYSYDALEPYIDKETMIIHHDKHYKNYVDKLNDAIKKYPSLYSYSLTDLLTNLDSLPESVCQTIKNNGGGAYNHEFFFDIMTNKKTSPSGELEKSINRDFGSFDKFKEEFKKAALDVFGSGWAWLVSDNNGNLCIIKTQNQDTPISQNLKPIIGIDVWEHAYYLRYQNNRGNYIDNWFNVVNWDKALSNYNNIK; encoded by the coding sequence ATGAAGAAAAAATTATTATCAGCAGTATTATCATTTTTATTTATATTTTTAACAACTTCTAATTCCTTAKGTTTTGCACCAGAATTTAAACCATTTGAAGTTAAACCATTAAGCTACTCATATGATGCATTAGAACCATACATAGACAAAGAAACTATGATAATTCACCATGACAAGCATTACAAAAATTACGTTGATAAATTAAATGATGCTATAAAAAAATACCCTAGCTTATACTCTTATAGCTTAACTGACTTATTAACTAACTTAGATTCTCTCCCTGAAAGTGTTTGTCAAACAATAAAAAATAATGGTGGTGGAGCTTATAATCATGAATTTTTCTTTGATATAATGACTAATAAAAAAACAAGTCCTTCTGGTGAACTTGAAAAATCTATAAATAGAGATTTTGGTTCTTTTGATAAATTTAAAGAAGAATTTAAAAAAGCTGCACTAGATGTTTTCGGTTCTGGATGGGCATGGCTTGTATCTGATAATAACGGAAATTTATGTATAATAAAAACACAAAATCAAGATACACCTATAAGCCAAAACTTAAAACCTATTATAGGAATAGATGTGTGGGAACATGCATATTATCTTCGATACCAAAATAATCGAGGTAATTATATAGATAATTGGTTTAACGTAGTAAATTGGGATAAAGCTCTTTCAAATTATAATAATATTAAATAG
- a CDS encoding metal-dependent hydrolase, which translates to MVKETHIKGGYLFALLMLPLIDNKYLFTYEPIYRLILLIIYIAFSYIGSLIPDIDMRGSYASKTFPTVYKVFGSRFRHRSFTHSLLFLYLLCCFSRIILSYTDNNIVFISSFSGCIIGCLSHTILDLFTKEGVELLYPIDINFSVMPLKTGSKTEKLICKILNFIVIFLLGYRFYILI; encoded by the coding sequence ATGGTAAAAGAAACTCATATAAAGGGTGGCTATTTATTTGCACTATTAATGTTACCTTTAATTGATAATAAATATTTATTTACTTATGAACCTATTTATAGACTAATATTATTAATTATATATATAGCTTTTTCATATATAGGTTCATTAATTCCAGATATAGATATGCGTGGCTCTTATGCAAGTAAAACATTCCCTACAGTATATAAAGTCTTTGGATCAAGATTTAGACATAGAAGTTTTACTCATAGTCTACTATTTTTATATCTGCTATGTTGTTTTTCTAGAATAATATTAAGTTATACAGATAATAATATAGTTTTTATATCCTCATTTAGTGGATGTATAATAGGTTGTTTATCTCATACAATATTAGATTTATTCACAAAAGAAGGTGTAGAACTACTTTATCCAATAGATATTAATTTTTCAGTAATGCCACTAAAAACTGGTTCTAAGACAGAAAAATTAATATGTAAGATTTTGAATTTTATAGTTATATTTTTATTAGGATATAGATTTTATATATTAATATAA
- a CDS encoding TVP38/TMEM64 family protein, whose amino-acid sequence MEYIQNLYYISQDYWILTMLVGLVTCFIESFIPVLPLIGIVTGNAIILGLFKGMIISWIGSSLGTIGLFSLVKIFKNNMHIKKFKNKRVNKIIDWINRQGFKLLFIVYCCPFIPGFLVTIASALSDRHTKSFVPAMLSGKFVMFLVISYPASDIISFIRNPIKIAFFVLLVFLAWKIGNKVNNRLDINE is encoded by the coding sequence ATGGAATATATTCAAAATTTATATTATATATCACAAGACTATTGGATTTTAACAATGTTAGTCGGTTTAGTTACTTGTTTTATTGAAAGTTTTATACCTGTATTACCTTTAATAGGTATTGTAACTGGAAATGCGATAATTTTAGGATTATTTAAAGGGATGATAATATCCTGGATAGGTTCAAGTTTAGGTACTATAGGATTATTTTCATTAGTTAAAATATTTAAAAATAATATGCATATAAAAAAGTTTAAAAATAAAAGAGTAAATAAAATTATAGATTGGATTAATAGACAAGGATTTAAATTATTATTTATAGTATATTGTTGTCCATTTATACCAGGATTTCTAGTTACTATAGCATCAGCACTAAGTGATAGACATACAAAAAGCTTTGTGCCTGCTATGTTATCTGGAAAATTTGTTATGTTTTTAGTTATAAGTTATCCAGCTAGTGATATAATTAGTTTTATAAGAAATCCAATAAAGATAGCATTCTTTGTACTTTTAGTATTTTTAGCTTGGAAGATAGGTAATAAAGTTAATAATAGATTAGATATAAATGAATAA
- a CDS encoding mechanosensitive ion channel family protein yields MFLAQNTDAATDKVIKNIENLEHIDFSKIKMSALLEKLIEWTATTGFKLIIGALIISIGFKLINKFVGRFIYVLEKKDVDITLSKFLKSLITVGLKIILVLPVLGYWGIELSGIAALVASAGVAIGLALQGSLSNFAGGFIILFIRPFKVGDYIETATYGGTVEQIGLFYTQLVTIDNKQILIPNGTLSNGSLINYSAKPTRRVDLIFSVGYENDITHVKEVLNKIVERNKLILKDPAPFVAVSAHSASSVDFIVRAWCNTENYWSIYYDLLEEVKITFDKENISIPYPQMDLHLKEALKK; encoded by the coding sequence ATGTTTTTAGCACAAAATACAGATGCAGCTACTGATAAAGTTATAAAAAATATTGAAAATTTAGAGCATATAGATTTTAGTAAAATAAAAATGAGTGCACTATTAGAAAAATTAATAGAGTGGACAGCAACTACAGGATTTAAACTTATAATAGGGGCGTTAATAATATCTATTGGGTTTAAGTTAATTAATAAGTTTGTTGGTAGATTTATTTATGTTTTAGAGAAAAAAGATGTTGATATAACTCTTAGTAAATTCTTAAAATCACTTATAACTGTTGGACTTAAAATAATCCTTGTTTTACCTGTCTTAGGATACTGGGGAATAGAATTATCTGGTATTGCAGCATTAGTTGCATCAGCAGGGGTTGCTATAGGTTTAGCGCTTCAAGGAAGTTTATCTAACTTTGCGGGAGGATTTATAATATTATTTATAAGACCTTTTAAAGTAGGAGATTACATAGAAACAGCAACATATGGTGGGACTGTAGAACAGATAGGATTATTTTATACTCAATTAGTAACAATTGATAATAAACAAATTTTAATACCAAATGGAACTTTATCTAATGGAAGTTTAATAAACTATTCAGCAAAGCCAACTAGAAGGGTAGATTTAATTTTTAGTGTAGGATATGAAAATGATATAACTCATGTTAAAGAAGTCTTAAATAAAATAGTAGAGAGAAATAAATTAATATTAAAAGATCCAGCGCCATTTGTAGCAGTAAGTGCACATAGTGCAAGCTCAGTAGACTTTATAGTTAGAGCTTGGTGTAATACAGAAAATTATTGGAGTATATATTATGATTTATTAGAAGAAGTTAAAATAACATTTGATAAAGAAAACATAAGTATACCTTACCCACAAATGGATCTTCATTTAAAAGAAGCTCTTAAAAAATAG
- a CDS encoding ABC transporter ATP-binding protein codes for MAEVILKNICKSYDNGFNAVKNVNIDIEDKEFVVLVGPSGCGKSTTLRMIAGLEDISDGELYIGDRLVNDVDPKDRDIAMVFQNYALYPHLSVYDNMAFALKLRKMPKDEIDKKVQEAAKILDLSHLLDRKPKALSGGQRQRVALGRAIVRNPKVFLMDEPLSNLDAKLRTAMRTEITKLHKSLGTTFIYVTHDQVEAMTMADRIVVMKDGVVQQIDTPQDIYDTPNNMFVAGFIGAPQMNFIDVKLVEKDGEIYAQNDALSIKLNAGDCGCLKSNGYIGKEVVLGIRPEDIHIEDIFVDNSLDSTFEANVELGELMGAEIYAYLKAGNHDITARFDGRYKLNIGDKLKLAMDKHRIHIFDKETQVAIRDEKIKVTSK; via the coding sequence ATGGCAGAGGTAATTTTAAAAAATATATGCAAATCTTATGATAATGGATTTAATGCAGTAAAAAATGTAAATATAGATATAGAAGATAAGGAATTTGTAGTTTTAGTTGGCCCTTCTGGATGTGGTAAATCAACTACCCTAAGAATGATAGCTGGTCTTGAAGATATAAGTGATGGCGAATTATACATAGGAGATAGATTAGTAAATGATGTAGATCCTAAAGATAGAGATATAGCTATGGTTTTCCAAAACTACGCTCTATATCCTCACTTAAGTGTATATGATAATATGGCATTTGCTTTAAAACTTAGAAAAATGCCTAAGGATGAAATAGACAAAAAGGTTCAAGAAGCTGCTAAAATACTTGACTTAAGTCATTTACTAGATAGAAAACCAAAAGCTTTATCTGGTGGTCAAAGACAAAGGGTTGCACTTGGACGTGCTATAGTTAGAAATCCTAAAGTTTTCTTAATGGACGAACCTTTATCAAACCTAGATGCGAAACTTAGAACAGCAATGAGAACTGAGATAACTAAATTACATAAATCACTTGGTACTACATTTATATATGTTACACATGACCAAGTAGAAGCTATGACTATGGCTGATAGAATAGTTGTTATGAAAGATGGTGTAGTTCAACAAATAGATACACCTCAAGATATATATGATACTCCAAATAATATGTTCGTTGCAGGATTTATAGGAGCTCCTCAAATGAACTTTATAGATGTTAAGTTAGTAGAAAAAGATGGAGAAATATATGCACAAAACGATGCTTTAAGTATAAAATTAAATGCTGGTGATTGTGGATGCTTAAAATCTAATGGATATATAGGTAAAGAAGTTGTTTTAGGTATAAGACCTGAAGACATACATATAGAAGATATATTTGTTGATAATAGTTTAGATAGTACTTTTGAAGCTAATGTTGAGCTTGGAGAACTTATGGGTGCAGAGATATATGCTTATTTAAAAGCAGGAAACCATGATATAACTGCAAGATTTGATGGTAGATACAAGTTAAATATAGGAGATAAATTAAAGCTTGCTATGGATAAGCATAGAATTCATATATTCGATAAAGAAACTCAAGTAGCTATAAGAGATGAAAAAATAAAAGTAACTTCAAAATAA
- a CDS encoding PucR family transcriptional regulator, translating to MQDLIEFFEKETNKKINIFKYNNEKISSNQNLVTFNNTTYIVEFLKNNILTHVNGYCYLFNQQNLDFDSLKDILNNLYEDIQIYKHNNYVLLISDNILDINCTTPIIIESETYSKTHIIYLDKITSIDELDFKSNLVNELINIIIKDNISKFITLNDLIIYRLAHITSNDKQLSSLIKFDTIKNMDENLLTTGINFIENGLNISKTSNVLFLHRNTLTYRLEKIKEQLNLDLKNFKDAFIFYLSVKSFFNITNNNL from the coding sequence ATGCAAGACTTAATAGAGTTTTTTGAAAAAGAAACTAATAAAAAAATTAATATTTTTAAATATAATAACGAAAAAATTAGTTCTAATCAAAATCTAGTTACTTTTAACAATACTACCTATATTGTAGAGTTTTTAAAAAATAATATACTAACTCATGTAAATGGATATTGCTATTTATTTAATCAGCAAAATTTAGACTTTGATTCATTAAAAGATATACTAAATAATCTATATGAAGATATACAAATATACAAACATAATAATTATGTTTTATTAATTTCAGATAATATATTAGATATAAATTGTACCACTCCTATAATAATAGAGTCTGAAACATATTCAAAAACTCATATTATATATTTAGATAAAATAACATCAATTGATGAACTTGATTTTAAATCAAATTTAGTTAATGAGTTAATAAATATTATAATTAAAGATAATATAAGTAAATTTATAACCTTAAATGATTTAATAATATATAGACTTGCACACATTACAAGTAACGATAAACAACTTTCTTCTTTAATAAAGTTTGATACTATTAAAAACATGGATGAAAACTTACTTACAACTGGTATAAACTTTATAGAAAATGGTTTAAATATATCAAAAACATCGAATGTACTATTTTTACATAGAAATACATTAACCTATAGACTAGAAAAAATTAAAGAACAACTTAATTTAGATTTAAAGAATTTCAAAGATGCATTCATATTTTACCTAAGTGTAAAATCATTTTTTAATATTACAAATAATAATTTATAA
- a CDS encoding manganese efflux pump MntP encodes MGVFSVILTGFALSMDAFAVSVTKGITLKKINLSVAIKIAFFFGLFQAIMPLIGWLFGMNFELYIRSIDHWIAVILLSFLGIKMIIETINGDDDNETNSTYLNNKELIILSIATSIDALAVGVTFAFLNIDIIPICISIGVITFIVCFIGVIIGKKIGSVLKDSAQIIGGIILVLIGLNILNEHTHIISNLFGF; translated from the coding sequence ATGGGAGTTTTTAGTGTAATATTGACTGGATTTGCTCTTTCTATGGATGCATTTGCTGTATCTGTTACAAAAGGAATAACTTTAAAAAAAATAAACTTATCTGTCGCAATTAAAATTGCATTTTTCTTTGGTTTATTTCAAGCAATTATGCCCCTTATAGGTTGGCTATTTGGTATGAACTTTGAACTTTACATAAGAAGCATAGACCATTGGATAGCAGTTATTTTATTAAGTTTTCTAGGTATAAAAATGATTATAGAAACTATTAATGGTGATGATGATAATGAAACTAACTCTACATATTTAAATAATAAAGAACTTATAATTTTATCAATTGCAACTAGTATCGATGCTCTAGCAGTTGGAGTTACATTTGCATTTTTAAATATCGATATAATTCCTATTTGTATATCTATTGGTGTTATAACATTCATAGTTTGTTTTATAGGAGTTATAATTGGCAAAAAAATTGGTTCTGTACTAAAAGACTCTGCTCAAATAATAGGTGGTATTATTTTAGTATTAATAGGATTAAATATATTAAATGAACATACTCATATTATTTCAAATTTATTTGGATTTTAA
- a CDS encoding YhgE/Pip domain-containing protein encodes MKNILKIYKNDLKDIFTNKALLVIILGLCILPSLYAWFNIKASWDPYGNTGNIAVAVVNKDAGATVLNKNINIGDELIKKLKNNKSLGWKFVDIKNALDGVNSGKYYAYIEIPSNFSENLTSLVSKDIKKGTIIYTVNEKLNAVAPKITNTGATTIQTEVNETVVKTVSETVLSVFKELGIELENQLPKLSTLENNLIEVQGKFKNIDNVVNTAVNTTDKVADIVKDIQKDIPLIKETITNSKNLSSDVKSFLSDSKTGLSQLSPIIKNDLGLISEISLNAKNSVSNLIDAINKGSESAPQLIDNLSTKLSDLASTSDTLSNFLVKLNKLVPGSQLGSSIDSLNSISSKLNSSISYLESIKSQVANGQTPPLTNLNNLLKITEDVNTITSSLLNNFDSKIQEPINNIVDDGFKVADNVIEILDSAEKKLPAVEDILSNVLSFTGDAEEGSAFIKDKLPYAKSVVDNLVDSISKINNSNDVKEVISLLKSDVIERSDFLKQPVDLVEKRLYPIKNYGSAMTPFYTVLSLWVGILLLMSLLSTNVHGDYKANEIYFGRGLTILTLTIIQSLIVSLGDIYLLKAQVLNIPLFILLSVFTSIVFTSIVYSLVSVFGNIGKAFGVILLVIQVAGSGGTFPIQVTPEFFQMVNPLLPFTYAISALRETIGGIYMPNLTKDICALAIYIIIFILFAVLLKKPINKLTQKFQDKFNESDLTGH; translated from the coding sequence GTGAAAAACATTCTTAAAATATATAAAAATGACTTAAAAGATATTTTCACTAACAAGGCTTTATTGGTAATTATACTTGGCCTTTGTATTTTACCATCACTTTATGCATGGTTTAATATAAAAGCTTCATGGGATCCATACGGCAATACTGGAAACATTGCTGTTGCAGTTGTAAATAAAGATGCAGGAGCAACAGTTTTAAATAAAAATATAAATATCGGAGATGAATTAATAAAAAAGCTTAAAAATAATAAGAGTTTAGGTTGGAAGTTTGTAGATATCAAAAATGCATTAGACGGTGTAAATAGTGGTAAATATTATGCATACATAGAAATACCTTCAAATTTCTCTGAAAATTTAACTTCTTTAGTTTCAAAAGATATAAAAAAAGGCACTATAATATATACTGTAAATGAAAAATTAAATGCTGTAGCTCCTAAAATAACAAATACAGGTGCTACAACTATACAAACAGAAGTAAATGAAACTGTTGTAAAAACAGTGAGTGAAACTGTTTTATCTGTATTTAAAGAACTTGGTATAGAACTTGAAAATCAATTACCAAAGTTATCTACCTTAGAAAATAATTTAATCGAAGTTCAAGGAAAATTTAAAAATATAGATAATGTCGTTAATACAGCAGTTAATACAACTGATAAGGTGGCAGATATAGTTAAAGATATACAAAAGGATATTCCTCTTATAAAAGAAACTATAACTAATTCTAAAAATTTATCATCTGATGTTAAAAGCTTTTTAAGCGATTCAAAAACAGGATTATCTCAATTGTCTCCTATTATAAAAAATGATTTAGGATTAATATCAGAAATATCATTAAATGCTAAAAATTCAGTTTCAAACTTAATAGATGCTATAAATAAAGGTTCAGAGTCTGCACCACAACTTATAGATAATTTATCTACTAAGTTATCAGATTTAGCATCTACTAGTGATACTTTAAGTAACTTCTTAGTAAAATTGAATAAACTAGTCCCTGGCAGTCAATTAGGTAGTTCAATAGATTCCTTAAATAGCATAAGTTCTAAATTAAATTCTTCAATAAGTTATCTAGAATCTATAAAAAGTCAAGTCGCCAATGGACAAACACCTCCTTTAACTAATTTAAATAATTTATTAAAAATTACTGAAGATGTAAATACAATAACATCATCTCTATTAAATAACTTTGATTCAAAAATACAAGAGCCAATAAACAATATTGTAGATGATGGATTTAAAGTTGCTGATAATGTAATCGAAATTCTAGATAGTGCAGAAAAAAAATTACCTGCTGTCGAAGATATTTTAAGTAATGTTTTATCCTTCACTGGTGATGCTGAAGAAGGCTCCGCATTTATAAAAGACAAGTTACCATATGCTAAATCTGTAGTTGATAACTTAGTAGATTCTATAAGTAAAATAAATAATAGTAATGATGTAAAGGAAGTTATATCCCTACTTAAGAGTGATGTTATAGAGCGTTCTGACTTCTTAAAGCAGCCTGTTGATTTAGTAGAAAAAAGACTATACCCTATAAAAAATTATGGTTCAGCTATGACACCATTTTATACAGTTTTATCTTTATGGGTAGGCATATTACTTCTAATGTCTTTACTTTCTACAAATGTTCATGGTGATTATAAAGCAAATGAAATCTATTTTGGTAGAGGCCTTACAATCTTAACATTAACAATAATTCAATCTCTCATCGTAAGTTTAGGAGATATATATTTACTAAAAGCTCAAGTACTTAATATCCCTTTATTTATACTATTATCAGTATTTACAAGTATTGTATTTACAAGCATCGTATACTCTTTAGTTTCTGTGTTTGGAAACATAGGAAAAGCATTTGGAGTTATACTACTAGTTATACAAGTTGCAGGTTCTGGAGGAACATTCCCTATACAAGTTACTCCTGAATTTTTTCAAATGGTTAATCCACTACTACCTTTCACATATGCAATTTCTGCTCTTCGTGAAACAATAGGTGGAATATATATGCCAAACTTAACTAAAGATATATGTGCTTTAGCTATATACATTATAATATTTATATTATTTGCAGTATTATTAAAGAAACCAATAAACAAACTTACACAAAAATTCCAAGACAAATTTAACGAAAGTGATTTAACAGGACATTAG
- a CDS encoding phage holin, LLH family gives MYPHLFNLLLTIITFIITVGIGFVITYLNQRIESQKLQDYYDISKKIVMAIEQLNPELTGLDKKDLALSKLLELTNNKITSEQANILIESAVYEVKKLLQNN, from the coding sequence ATGTATCCTCACTTATTTAATTTATTGTTAACAATAATAACTTTTATTATTACTGTTGGTATAGGTTTTGTAATAACTTATCTAAATCAAAGAATAGAAAGTCAGAAACTTCAAGATTACTACGATATTTCAAAGAAAATTGTTATGGCTATAGAACAGCTTAATCCAGAACTTACTGGATTAGATAAAAAAGATTTAGCATTATCTAAATTATTAGAATTAACTAATAATAAAATAACCTCAGAACAAGCTAATATATTGATAGAATCAGCAGTTTATGAAGTAAAGAAACTTTTACAAAATAATTAA
- a CDS encoding Nif3-like dinuclear metal center hexameric protein, protein MLKAHPYEEVAYDLYKLENKGSSVGLGRIATLNESISLRELSIIIKQKLNMEHIRVTGNLNDKISKVAVVTGSGADMFKKAQRNGADVLITGDMKYHDAQDALDIGMNVIDCGHFDTENIFKDAISIYLTNIEEIDVIKSDIDLNPFKII, encoded by the coding sequence ATGTTAAAAGCACATCCTTATGAGGAAGTTGCATATGATTTATATAAACTTGAGAATAAAGGAAGTTCTGTAGGTCTTGGAAGAATTGCCACATTAAATGAAAGTATTTCTCTAAGAGAGCTTTCTATAATTATWAAACAGAAATTAAATATGGAACACATTAGAGTTACAGGAAACCTTAATGATAAAATAAGTAAAGTAGCAGTAGTTACTGGTTCTGGAGCAGATATGTTTAAAAAAGCTCAAAGAAACGGAGCTGATGTTTTAATAACAGGTGATATGAAATATCATGATGCTCAAGATGCTTTAGATATAGGTATGAATGTAATTGATTGTGGTCATTTTGATACGGAAAATATATTTAAAGATGCAATAAGTATATACTTAACAAATATTGAAGAAATAGATGTTATAAAAAGTGATATAGATTTAAATCCATTTAAAATAATATAA
- a CDS encoding Nif3-like dinuclear metal center hexameric protein, translated as MLLKTLIKKIESKYPLSLAYDWDNVGLLVGDFDMEVNKVLVVLEANEKVIDEAIENNIDLIITHHPFIFKKMNKINTQDFKGKLIHKLIKNDIALYSMHTNFDIAYDGLNDYFMKLMGFENSKVLDVTNTEVLYKLAVYVPNSHIDKVKSALYDAGAGYIGNYSHCSFSTQGIGSFKPLENTNPYIGNIGEIELVEEVKIETIVPQRY; from the coding sequence ATGTTACTAAAAACACTTATAAAAAAGATAGAATCAAAGTATCCATTAAGCTTAGCATATGATTGGGATAATGTAGGTCTTTTAGTTGGTGACTTTGATATGGAGGTTAATAAAGTACTAGTTGTACTTGAAGCAAATGAAAAAGTTATAGATGAAGCTATAGAAAATAATATAGACTTAATAATAACACATCATCCATTTATATTTAAAAAGATGAACAAGATAAATACTCAAGATTTCAAAGGAAAGCTTATACATAAACTTATAAAAAATGATATAGCACTTTACTCTATGCATACTAATTTTGATATAGCTTATGATGGTTTAAATGATTATTTTATGAAGTTAATGGGATTTGAGAACTCAAAAGTATTAGATGTAACTAATACTGAAGTTTTATATAAATTAGCAGTATATGTACCTAATTCTCATATAGATAAAGTAAAAAGTGCTTTATATGATGCAGGAGCAGGTTATATAGGGAATTATAGTCATTGTAGTTTTTCAACTCAAGGTATAGGTAGTTTTAAGCCTCTTGAAAATACTAATCCTTATATAGGTAATATAGGCGAAATAGAGCTAGTTGAAGAAGTTAAAATAGAAACTATAGTACCACAAAGATATTAG
- a CDS encoding tRNA (adenine(22)-N(1))-methyltransferase: MKLTDRLLKIASLVTKGKRVADIGTDHGYIPVYLLNKGHVDFAILADVNKGPLENARSEVRHNNLSDKVDLRLGSGIEVLNENEVDEVIIAGMGGILISELLEAKKNVAHSLDKLILQPMQAQDELRKYLLNNGYEILDEVLVKEDFRIYEIIVAKYTSVNTVVEDDIYYEIGKKLIENKDPLVNELIDKKIFMYNSILKKLEGKTGEEIEKKIKMSTDKISKLENLKI; encoded by the coding sequence ATGAAATTAACAGATAGATTATTAAAAATAGCTAGTTTAGTTACAAAAGGAAAAAGAGTTGCAGATATAGGAACTGACCATGGATATATCCCAGTATATTTATTAAATAAAGGACATGTAGATTTTGCTATACTTGCAGATGTAAACAAAGGTCCATTAGAAAATGCAAGAAGTGAAGTTAGACATAATAATTTAAGTGATAAAGTTGATTTAAGATTAGGTTCAGGTATAGAAGTACTTAATGAAAATGAAGTAGATGAAGTAATAATTGCTGGTATGGGTGGGATATTAATAAGTGAGTTATTAGAAGCTAAAAAAAATGTAGCTCATAGTTTAGATAAATTAATATTACAACCTATGCAAGCACAAGATGAGCTTAGAAAATATCTTTTAAATAATGGATATGAAATATTAGATGAAGTTTTAGTTAAAGAAGACTTTAGAATATATGAAATAATTGTAGCTAAATATACTTCAGTAAATACTGTTGTTGAAGATGATATATATTATGAAATTGGTAAGAAACTTATAGAAAATAAAGATCCATTAGTAAATGAATTAATAGATAAAAAAATATTTATGTATAACTCGATACTAAAAAAATTAGAAGGTAAAACTGGCGAAGAAATAGAGAAAAAAATAAAAATGAGTACTGATAAAATATCAAAGCTTGAAAATTTAAAAATATAA
- the rpoD gene encoding RNA polymerase sigma factor RpoD — MENKSNKKESKRMTAKGLIEKGKKQGSLTLAEIMEAFSETELDKDQVENLYETLGNLGIEVIENKTDKAEIDFQQEDDLDLEGLDESIVKDDTPMEIEEIDLSLPKGISIDDPVRMYLKEIGKIPLLKPHEEVELARRMHEGDELAKQRLVEANLRLVVSIAKRYVGRGMLFLDLIQEGNLGLIKAVEKFDYVKGFKFSTYATWWIRQAITRAIADQARTIRIPVHMVETINKLIRVSRQLLQELGRDPKPEEIAKEMDMTEDKVREIMKIAQDPVSLETPIGEEEDSHLGDFIPDDDAPAPAEAAAYSLLKEQIEDVLGSLNEREQKVLKLRFGLEDGRARTLEEVGKEFDVTRERIRQIEAKALRKLRHPSRSKKLRDYLD, encoded by the coding sequence ATGGAGAATAAATCAAATAAAAAAGAATCGAAAAGAATGACAGCTAAAGGATTAATAGAAAAAGGAAAAAAACAAGGATCTCTTACTCTTGCTGAAATAATGGAAGCTTTTTCAGAAACTGAATTAGATAAAGATCAAGTTGAAAATCTTTATGAAACTTTAGGTAATCTAGGCATAGAAGTTATCGAAAATAAAACTGATAAAGCTGAAATAGATTTTCAACAAGAAGATGACTTAGATTTAGAAGGATTAGATGAAAGTATAGTAAAAGATGATACTCCTATGGAAATAGAAGAAATAGATTTATCTTTACCAAAAGGTATAAGTATAGATGATCCTGTCAGAATGTATTTAAAAGAAATCGGAAAAATACCTTTATTAAAGCCACATGAAGAAGTTGAATTAGCTAGAAGAATGCATGAAGGTGATGAATTAGCTAAACAAAGGCTAGTAGAAGCTAACTTAAGATTAGTTGTAAGTATAGCTAAGAGATATGTAGGTCGTGGGATGCTTTTCTTAGACTTAATACAAGAAGGAAACTTAGGTCTTATAAAGGCTGTTGAAAAGTTTGATTATGTAAAAGGATTTAAATTTAGTACTTATGCAACATGGTGGATAAGACAAGCTATAACTCGTGCTATAGCAGACCAAGCAAGAACTATAAGAATACCTGTTCATATGGTTGAAACAATAAATAAATTAATAAGAGTATCAAGACAATTACTTCAAGAGCTAGGAAGAGATCCAAAACCTGAAGAGATAGCTAAAGAAATGGATATGACAGAAGATAAAGTAAGAGAGATCATGAAGATAGCTCAAGATCCAGTATCGCTTGAAACTCCTATAGGAGAGGAAGAAGATAGTCATTTAGGAGACTTTATACCAGATGATGATGCTCCAGCACCAGCAGAAGCTGCAGCATACTCTTTATTAAAAGAGCAAATAGAAGATGTATTAGGTTCTTTAAATGAGAGAGAACAAAAAGTATTAAAATTAAGATTTGGTCTTGAAGATGGACGTGCTAGAACTCTTGAAGAAGTAGGTAAAGAGTTTGATGTTACAAGAGAGAGAATAAGACAAATCGAAGCTAAAGCATTAAGAAAATTAAGACATCCAAGTAGATCTAAAAAGCTTAGAGACTACTTAGATTAA